Proteins encoded by one window of Yersinia massiliensis:
- the rraA gene encoding ribonuclease E activity regulator RraA, with amino-acid sequence MKYDTSDLCDIYHEEVNVVEPLFSNFGGRTSFGGKITTVKCFEDNGLLFDLLEENGLGRVLVVDGGGSVRRALVNAELADLALKNEWEGIVVYGAVRQVDELAELDIGIQAMAAIPVGAADEGIGESDIRVNFGGVTFFSGDHLYADNTGMILSEEPLDIE; translated from the coding sequence ATGAAATATGATACTTCCGATCTCTGCGATATCTATCATGAAGAGGTAAATGTGGTAGAACCACTGTTCTCCAATTTTGGCGGACGTACTTCATTTGGTGGCAAGATTACTACTGTAAAATGTTTCGAAGATAACGGCTTGTTGTTTGACCTACTTGAAGAAAATGGTCTGGGCCGTGTCTTGGTCGTTGATGGCGGTGGCTCGGTGCGCCGTGCATTAGTCAATGCCGAACTCGCTGATTTAGCCTTAAAAAACGAGTGGGAAGGTATTGTTGTTTACGGTGCCGTGCGTCAGGTCGATGAGCTGGCTGAGTTAGATATCGGTATTCAGGCAATGGCCGCTATCCCTGTTGGTGCTGCGGATGAAGGCATTGGTGAGAGTGATATCCGCGTAAACTTTGGCGGTGTGACCTTCTTCTCCGGTGACCATCTGTATGCTGATAACACAGGG
- a CDS encoding 1,4-dihydroxy-2-naphthoate polyprenyltransferase, giving the protein MSLSTNTSQTQAWLESLRPRTLPLAFASIVTGSALAFWLDSFKPAVALLALLTAGLLQILSNLANDYGDAIKGSDTEERIGPLRGMQKGMITRHQMKVALIITVVLTIISGVSLIAIACEKPSDILGFLVLGLMAIMAAITYTVGNKPYGYMGLGDISVLVFFGWLSVAGTYYLQAGHFDSIVMLPATACGLLATAVLNINNLRDIESDRANGKNTLAVRLGPVVARYYHALLIAAAIFCLALFSLLNLHSWAGWIFVLAVPLLVKHALFVLREPTSAGMRPMLEHMVKAALLTNVLFAVGLVLS; this is encoded by the coding sequence ATGAGCCTATCAACCAACACCAGCCAAACTCAGGCTTGGCTGGAAAGCCTACGGCCACGAACCCTACCACTGGCTTTTGCCTCTATCGTTACTGGATCAGCACTGGCTTTCTGGCTCGATAGTTTTAAACCCGCCGTCGCTTTACTCGCTTTGTTAACCGCTGGCTTGCTGCAAATTCTCTCCAATTTGGCCAATGACTACGGTGATGCCATTAAAGGCAGTGATACCGAAGAGCGTATTGGGCCATTACGTGGCATGCAAAAAGGAATGATTACCCGCCATCAGATGAAAGTCGCACTGATTATCACTGTGGTGCTGACGATCATTTCTGGTGTTTCACTTATCGCCATTGCCTGTGAAAAGCCCAGTGATATTTTAGGCTTCTTAGTCCTCGGTCTGATGGCCATTATGGCGGCAATCACTTATACCGTGGGTAACAAACCCTATGGCTATATGGGATTAGGGGATATTTCTGTCTTAGTGTTCTTCGGCTGGTTAAGTGTCGCTGGGACTTATTACCTTCAGGCGGGCCACTTTGACAGCATTGTTATGCTGCCCGCCACGGCCTGTGGCTTACTCGCCACCGCTGTCTTGAATATTAATAATTTGCGCGATATCGAAAGTGACCGAGCCAATGGTAAAAATACGCTGGCGGTACGTTTAGGCCCAGTGGTCGCACGTTATTATCATGCCTTACTGATCGCGGCGGCTATCTTCTGCTTGGCGTTATTTAGCCTACTGAATCTGCACAGTTGGGCCGGATGGATTTTTGTTCTGGCAGTGCCATTGCTGGTTAAGCACGCGTTGTTTGTACTGCGTGAGCCAACATCAGCAGGTATGCGCCCGATGCTTGAGCATATGGTCAAGGCTGCACTCCTGACCAACGTCCTATTTGCTGTAGGCTTGGTTCTCAGTTAA
- the hslU gene encoding HslU--HslV peptidase ATPase subunit — translation MSEMTPREIVSELDSYIIGQDKAKRAVAIALRNRWRRMQLNEELRHEVTPKNILMIGPTGVGKTEIARRLAKLANAPFIKVEATKFTEVGYVGKEVDSIIRDLTDAAVKMVRHQSIEKMRYRAEELAEERILDVLIPPAKNNWGQPDETQEPSATRQAFRKKLREGQLDDKEIEIDLAASPMGVEIMAPPGMEEMTNQLQSMFQNIAGQKQKPRKIKIKDAFKLLIEEEGAKLVNPEELKQQAIDAVEQHGIVFVDEIDKICKRGQTSGPDVSREGVQRDLLPLVEGCTVSTKHGMVKTDHILFIASGAFQVSSPSDLIPELQGRLPIRVELQALTTDDFERILTEPSASLTEQYKALMATEGVTVEFTREGIRKIAEAAWQVNERTENIGARRLHTVLERLMEDISYDASESQGQSITIDAEYVGKHLDELVADEDLSRFIL, via the coding sequence ATGTCTGAAATGACCCCACGTGAGATTGTCAGCGAACTTGATAGCTACATTATCGGGCAAGATAAAGCTAAACGCGCAGTGGCTATTGCTCTGCGTAACCGCTGGCGTCGTATGCAGCTCAACGAAGAGCTGCGCCATGAAGTGACCCCTAAAAATATTCTGATGATTGGCCCAACCGGTGTGGGTAAAACTGAAATTGCCCGCCGTCTGGCAAAACTGGCCAATGCGCCATTCATCAAAGTTGAAGCGACTAAATTTACTGAAGTTGGCTATGTGGGTAAGGAAGTGGATTCGATTATCCGCGATCTGACCGACGCAGCAGTAAAAATGGTTCGTCATCAATCCATTGAGAAAATGCGTTATCGTGCGGAAGAGTTAGCGGAAGAGCGTATTCTTGACGTGCTGATCCCACCGGCCAAAAATAACTGGGGCCAACCGGATGAAACCCAAGAACCATCGGCTACCCGCCAAGCGTTCCGCAAAAAATTGCGTGAAGGCCAACTAGACGATAAAGAGATTGAAATCGATCTGGCCGCTTCGCCAATGGGGGTGGAAATTATGGCACCTCCAGGTATGGAGGAGATGACTAATCAACTGCAATCGATGTTCCAGAACATCGCTGGTCAGAAACAAAAGCCACGCAAAATCAAAATCAAAGACGCATTCAAATTGCTGATTGAGGAAGAGGGCGCGAAGCTGGTTAACCCAGAAGAGCTGAAGCAGCAGGCGATTGATGCCGTGGAACAGCACGGGATCGTGTTCGTCGATGAAATCGATAAGATCTGTAAGCGCGGCCAAACGTCAGGTCCAGATGTCTCCCGCGAGGGGGTACAGCGTGACCTGCTGCCATTGGTTGAAGGCTGCACCGTGTCAACCAAACACGGTATGGTGAAAACAGACCATATTCTGTTTATCGCCTCCGGCGCGTTCCAAGTGTCTAGCCCGTCAGATCTTATTCCGGAATTACAAGGTCGCTTGCCTATTCGCGTAGAATTGCAGGCACTGACCACCGATGATTTCGAGCGTATCCTGACTGAGCCGAGTGCTTCGTTGACCGAGCAGTACAAAGCTCTGATGGCAACGGAAGGCGTGACGGTAGAGTTCACACGCGAAGGTATCCGTAAAATCGCGGAAGCAGCATGGCAGGTTAATGAGCGTACCGAGAACATCGGTGCTCGTCGTTTGCATACCGTGCTGGAGCGTTTGATGGAAGATATCTCCTATGACGCCAGCGAGAGTCAGGGTCAATCCATTACGATTGATGCGGAATATGTCGGTAAGCACTTGGATGAATTGGTCGCTGATGAAGACCTGAGTCGCTTCATTCTATAA
- the hslV gene encoding ATP-dependent protease subunit HslV, producing MTTIVSVRRNGHVVIGGDGQVTLGNTVMKGNAKKVRRLYNNKVIAGFAGGTADAFTLFELFERKLEMHQGHLTKAAVELAKDWRTDRMLRKLEALLAVADETASLIITGNGDVVQPEDDLIAIGSGGPYAQSAARALLENTELGARDIVEKSLSIAGDICIYTNRFQTIEELTY from the coding sequence GTGACAACAATTGTAAGTGTTCGCCGTAATGGTCATGTCGTGATTGGTGGTGATGGCCAGGTCACCCTGGGCAATACCGTCATGAAAGGCAATGCTAAAAAAGTACGCCGTCTTTATAACAATAAAGTCATTGCTGGCTTTGCGGGGGGAACCGCTGATGCCTTTACGCTATTTGAATTGTTCGAGCGTAAATTGGAGATGCACCAAGGCCATCTGACGAAAGCGGCGGTTGAGTTAGCCAAAGATTGGCGCACTGACCGTATGTTACGCAAGCTTGAAGCACTCTTAGCCGTGGCGGATGAAACCGCATCACTGATCATTACCGGTAATGGCGATGTTGTTCAGCCTGAAGACGATCTGATTGCGATCGGCTCCGGCGGACCTTATGCCCAGTCGGCAGCGCGTGCGCTACTCGAAAATACCGAATTAGGTGCGCGGGATATCGTTGAGAAATCACTGAGTATTGCGGGGGATATCTGTATCTATACCAACCGCTTCCAAACCATTGAAGAATTGACGTACTAA
- the ftsN gene encoding cell division protein FtsN has protein sequence MAQRDYVSRGRSGARRKSTSRKKRSAPAVSKTVVALAVALLVVFVGGLYFITHNKPDELPLLPNSGPRTGNGLPPKPEERWRYIKELENRQIGVPTPTEPSAGGEVNSKTQLTNEQRQLLEQMQADMRQQPTQLSEVPYNQGISVPRSAVTITPPTTNMQQPLTQPPLTQPRQVTAPTQPQTQAPSQTRAQTQTQPPVSTPPRTQPVAPVTQAATPPKPEKEKEKAQRWMVQCGSFKAIDQAESIRAQLAFGGIESRITTGGGWNRVVLGPYSTKAAADKTLQRLQGAGQSGCIPLAVGG, from the coding sequence GTGGCACAAAGAGATTATGTAAGCCGAGGGCGCTCAGGAGCGCGGCGCAAAAGCACTAGCCGGAAAAAACGCAGTGCACCAGCAGTATCTAAAACCGTGGTGGCACTGGCCGTCGCGTTATTAGTGGTATTTGTTGGCGGCCTTTATTTCATTACGCACAATAAGCCAGATGAGCTTCCGTTGCTGCCCAATAGTGGCCCCCGTACAGGTAATGGGTTACCGCCAAAACCGGAGGAGCGCTGGCGCTACATTAAAGAGCTGGAAAATCGCCAAATTGGCGTACCGACACCGACCGAGCCTTCTGCTGGTGGTGAGGTTAATTCCAAGACTCAGCTGACGAATGAACAGCGGCAATTGCTTGAACAGATGCAGGCTGACATGCGTCAACAGCCAACACAGCTGTCTGAAGTTCCTTATAACCAAGGAATATCGGTGCCACGCTCAGCGGTAACGATTACACCGCCGACGACGAATATGCAGCAACCACTAACACAGCCACCACTAACGCAACCGCGTCAGGTGACAGCGCCAACACAGCCGCAAACGCAAGCACCATCGCAGACACGGGCGCAGACTCAAACGCAGCCACCGGTTTCTACACCGCCGCGAACACAACCTGTTGCACCAGTCACACAGGCCGCGACACCGCCGAAACCGGAAAAAGAGAAAGAAAAAGCACAGCGTTGGATGGTGCAATGTGGCTCATTCAAAGCCATCGATCAGGCTGAATCTATCCGAGCCCAGTTGGCATTTGGTGGTATCGAAAGCCGTATTACCACTGGCGGTGGTTGGAATCGCGTCGTGCTCGGCCCGTACAGCACTAAAGCGGCGGCAGATAAAACCTTGCAGCGTTTGCAGGGTGCAGGTCAATCAGGATGTATTCCCCTCGCTGTCGGGGGTTGA
- the cytR gene encoding DNA-binding transcriptional regulator CytR: MEQKKEFTVATMKDVAGMAGVSTATVSRALMNPEKVSAVTRQKVEQAVLAVGYSPHALSRNIKRNESRTILVIVPDISDPFFADIIQGIEHAAAQQEYLILIGDCAQQTQQERTFLNLIITKQIDGMLLLGSNLPFDASKEEQRNLPPMVMANEFSPELELPTVHIDNLTAAFEAVNYLHELGHKRIACIAGPETLPLSHYRLQGYIQALRRNGVVVDNDYVIRGDFSYESGAETFATLMALPNPPTAIFCHNDVMAIGAMWQAKRMGLNVPRDVSLVGFDDLKLSQYCDPPLTTVAQPRYQIGQQAMLLLLEQLQGHSVQSGSRLLDTELIIRESTAAPKS; this comes from the coding sequence TTGGAACAGAAGAAAGAATTCACGGTGGCCACCATGAAAGATGTTGCTGGCATGGCGGGCGTTTCAACAGCGACGGTATCACGTGCATTAATGAACCCCGAAAAGGTTTCAGCAGTGACCCGACAAAAAGTGGAACAAGCTGTTCTGGCTGTGGGTTACTCTCCTCATGCTTTGTCTCGCAACATCAAACGTAATGAATCACGCACCATTCTGGTCATCGTACCGGATATCAGTGATCCGTTTTTTGCCGACATCATTCAGGGCATTGAACATGCCGCCGCTCAGCAAGAATATCTGATCTTAATCGGCGACTGTGCACAACAAACTCAGCAAGAGCGTACTTTCCTTAATCTGATCATTACCAAACAGATCGATGGCATGTTGTTGTTAGGTTCGAATTTGCCTTTTGATGCCAGCAAAGAAGAACAACGCAATTTACCGCCGATGGTGATGGCAAACGAATTCTCACCTGAGTTGGAACTACCAACGGTACATATTGATAATCTGACCGCTGCTTTTGAAGCGGTTAACTATCTGCATGAATTAGGGCACAAACGCATCGCCTGCATCGCGGGCCCAGAGACGCTACCGCTGAGTCATTACCGGCTACAAGGGTACATTCAGGCGCTGCGACGTAATGGCGTTGTGGTCGATAACGATTATGTTATACGGGGTGACTTCAGTTATGAATCGGGTGCTGAGACCTTTGCTACCTTGATGGCACTACCCAATCCGCCAACGGCAATATTTTGTCACAATGATGTGATGGCGATAGGCGCAATGTGGCAGGCGAAGAGAATGGGGCTCAATGTACCGCGAGATGTCTCATTGGTGGGGTTTGATGATCTGAAGCTGTCACAATATTGCGATCCCCCCTTAACCACGGTAGCGCAACCTCGTTATCAAATTGGTCAGCAAGCCATGTTACTATTACTCGAACAGTTACAAGGGCATTCAGTACAAAGTGGCTCCCGCTTGTTAGACACCGAATTAATCATCAGGGAAAGTACTGCTGCGCCTAAAAGCTAG
- the priA gene encoding primosomal protein N': protein MSVVQVALPVPLARTFDYRLDSAMDCPVVGARVSVPFGKRTAIGIVVGISETSAFPLEQLKAIDAVLDDRSLFPPSLWRILCWATDYYHYPIGEVLFHALPILLRQGKPAQSAPLWQWFATEQGRATPPESLKRAPKQQQALAALLQKPVYRHQVNEMALTESALQALRSKGLIDLRTQTVATTDWRQGFTVLGERLRLNTEQATAVGAIRSEDTQFAAWLLAGVTGSGKTEVYLSVLENILAQGRQALVLVPEIGLTPQTIARFRERYNAPVEVLHSGLNDSERLSVWLRARDGEAAIVIGTRSALFTPFARLGVIIIDEEHDTSYKQQEGWRYHARDLAVFRAREEGIPIVMGTATPALETLHNVQMGKYRQLTLSKRAGNAKPAVQHLLDLKGLPLKVGLSQPLLKRISAHLQADNQVILFLNRRGYAPALLCHECGWIAECQRCDHYYTLHQNHRQLRCHHCDSQRPVPQQCPKCGTTHLVSVGVGTEQLENELAPLFPDTPITRIDRDTTSRKGSLEQHLADVHQGGARILIGTQMLAKGHHFPDVTLVALLDVDGALFSADFRSAERFAQLYTQVSGRAGRAGKQGEVILQTHHPEHPLLQILLQQGYDAFAKQALAERKSVFLPPYTSHIIVRSEDHDNQQSALFLQQLRNLLEASPLKDDALWIMGPVPALQAKRGGRFRWQLLLQHPSRQLLQRLIKTSQPLINTLPQARKVKWALDVDPIDN from the coding sequence ATGTCCGTTGTTCAAGTGGCTTTACCCGTACCGCTGGCCCGTACCTTTGATTACCGATTAGACAGTGCCATGGACTGTCCGGTGGTAGGTGCTCGTGTCAGCGTGCCATTTGGTAAACGTACCGCTATCGGCATTGTGGTTGGGATTAGCGAGACAAGCGCATTTCCCCTTGAGCAACTGAAAGCCATTGATGCCGTTCTGGATGATCGCAGCTTATTTCCCCCCAGCCTATGGCGCATTCTATGTTGGGCAACCGACTACTACCACTATCCCATCGGTGAAGTGTTATTTCATGCCTTGCCTATTTTGTTGCGGCAAGGGAAACCGGCGCAGTCGGCACCTTTATGGCAATGGTTCGCGACCGAGCAGGGGCGCGCCACGCCACCAGAAAGCTTAAAACGCGCGCCAAAACAGCAACAAGCCCTCGCGGCGTTATTACAAAAACCGGTCTATCGTCATCAAGTAAATGAAATGGCGTTAACCGAAAGTGCGTTACAAGCTTTGCGCAGCAAAGGATTGATTGATCTACGCACCCAGACAGTAGCCACCACCGATTGGCGTCAGGGTTTTACGGTATTAGGCGAGCGGCTTCGATTGAATACCGAACAGGCCACGGCTGTTGGTGCTATCCGCAGCGAGGATACGCAGTTTGCTGCTTGGTTGCTGGCGGGGGTGACGGGTTCCGGTAAAACTGAAGTCTATCTGAGTGTACTGGAAAATATTCTGGCGCAGGGCCGTCAAGCGCTGGTGCTGGTACCTGAAATTGGTTTGACCCCGCAAACCATCGCCCGTTTCCGTGAGCGATATAACGCACCGGTTGAGGTGTTGCATTCCGGGTTAAACGACAGCGAACGTTTATCGGTCTGGTTGCGAGCCCGTGACGGTGAAGCTGCAATTGTCATTGGGACCCGCTCCGCACTGTTTACGCCGTTTGCCCGTTTAGGCGTGATTATTATCGATGAAGAGCACGATACCTCATACAAACAGCAGGAAGGTTGGCGCTATCACGCCCGAGATTTAGCGGTATTTCGCGCCCGTGAAGAGGGCATTCCCATCGTCATGGGCACTGCGACCCCTGCACTGGAAACGCTGCATAACGTACAAATGGGGAAGTATCGTCAGCTCACGTTGTCAAAACGAGCAGGCAATGCCAAACCGGCAGTACAGCACTTACTGGATCTTAAAGGATTGCCGTTAAAGGTCGGGCTTTCTCAGCCGCTGTTGAAAAGAATTAGCGCCCATTTACAAGCGGATAATCAGGTTATTTTGTTCCTGAATCGCCGAGGGTATGCACCTGCTTTACTGTGTCACGAGTGCGGCTGGATTGCCGAGTGTCAGCGCTGCGACCACTATTACACGTTGCATCAAAATCATCGCCAACTCCGTTGCCACCATTGCGACAGTCAAAGGCCCGTGCCTCAGCAATGCCCGAAATGCGGCACCACACATTTGGTGTCTGTCGGCGTGGGTACCGAGCAATTGGAGAATGAGCTAGCGCCTCTGTTCCCTGATACCCCTATCACCCGCATTGATCGTGACACGACGAGCCGCAAAGGTTCGTTGGAACAGCATTTGGCGGACGTTCATCAGGGCGGAGCACGTATTCTGATTGGTACGCAAATGTTGGCGAAAGGTCATCATTTCCCCGATGTGACGCTGGTGGCATTACTGGATGTTGATGGTGCACTCTTCTCAGCCGATTTTCGTTCAGCAGAGCGTTTCGCTCAGCTTTATACTCAGGTATCCGGCCGTGCGGGCCGTGCCGGTAAGCAAGGCGAAGTTATTTTACAAACGCATCATCCGGAACATCCGTTGCTACAAATTTTACTGCAACAGGGCTATGACGCCTTTGCCAAACAGGCACTTGCGGAACGTAAAAGTGTCTTTTTACCGCCTTATACGAGCCACATTATCGTGCGCAGCGAGGATCACGATAATCAGCAGTCAGCGCTTTTTCTGCAACAATTACGCAATTTACTGGAAGCCAGTCCGCTTAAAGATGATGCACTCTGGATAATGGGGCCAGTACCCGCCTTGCAAGCCAAACGTGGTGGGCGTTTCCGCTGGCAACTCTTGCTACAACATCCCTCACGCCAGCTATTACAGCGACTGATTAAAACGTCTCAGCCGTTGATCAATACGTTGCCGCAGGCGCGGAAGGTTAAGTGGGCGTTGGATGTGGATCCAATCGATAACTAA
- the rpmE gene encoding 50S ribosomal protein L31: MKQGIHPKYDLVTASCSCGNVIKINSTVGHDLNLDVCGECHPFYTGKQRDVATGGRVDRFNKRFSVPGAAKK; encoded by the coding sequence ATGAAACAAGGTATCCACCCAAAATACGATTTAGTTACTGCTTCTTGCTCTTGCGGTAACGTTATCAAGATCAACTCTACCGTTGGTCATGACCTGAATCTGGACGTGTGCGGCGAATGCCACCCGTTCTACACTGGCAAGCAGCGTGATGTTGCGACCGGTGGCCGTGTTGACCGCTTTAACAAGCGTTTCAGCGTGCCAGGTGCTGCTAAGAAGTAA